The Chitinophagales bacterium genome contains a region encoding:
- a CDS encoding proline iminopeptidase-family hydrolase codes for MVRLSIFFSVVILIISACKQDRTAEYKTAVSNQNCCNYFELPDSLSKNANVRMITIDGKYKVWTKQFGNGPIKVLLLHGGPAMTHEYMECFESFFPKAGIEFFEYDQLGSYYSDQPDDSSLWTTERFVEEVEQVRKALGLDNTNFYLLGNSWGGILAMEYALKYQNNLKGLIVSNMTASIPRYEQYNTTLRSQMRKPLLDSLESFERKGDVNNPAYTSLVETNYYNEHICRIVPWPDPVQRSFKHVNSVIYVMMQGPSEFKTGGRLLHWDRWNDLKNIHVPTLMIGGKYDTMNPADMEAQSKLVQHGRYLYCPNGSHLSMWDDQEHYYPGIIQFLNDVQSGNFK; via the coding sequence ATGGTTCGTCTATCCATTTTCTTTTCGGTGGTTATTTTGATTATATCAGCCTGTAAACAGGATAGGACTGCGGAATATAAGACTGCGGTTTCCAATCAAAACTGCTGCAACTATTTTGAGCTGCCCGATTCGCTTTCTAAGAATGCAAATGTCCGCATGATCACAATAGATGGAAAATATAAAGTATGGACAAAGCAGTTTGGCAATGGCCCTATTAAAGTATTGCTTTTACATGGAGGCCCGGCTATGACACATGAATATATGGAGTGCTTTGAAAGCTTTTTCCCGAAGGCTGGCATTGAATTTTTTGAATACGATCAATTGGGATCCTATTATTCCGATCAGCCGGATGACAGCAGCTTGTGGACCACTGAAAGGTTTGTAGAAGAGGTAGAACAGGTAAGAAAAGCACTTGGTCTTGACAACACTAATTTTTATCTGCTGGGAAATTCATGGGGAGGCATACTTGCAATGGAATATGCATTAAAATATCAGAATAATCTGAAAGGGTTGATCGTATCAAATATGACTGCAAGCATTCCGAGATACGAGCAATACAATACCACTCTCAGAAGCCAGATGAGAAAACCATTGCTCGATTCATTGGAATCTTTCGAAAGAAAGGGCGACGTTAATAACCCTGCTTATACCAGCCTGGTAGAAACCAATTATTACAATGAGCACATCTGCCGGATAGTACCGTGGCCGGATCCGGTGCAGCGCAGCTTTAAGCATGTGAACTCTGTGATCTATGTGATGATGCAGGGACCCAGCGAATTTAAAACCGGTGGCCGCTTATTGCACTGGGATCGCTGGAACGATCTGAAGAATATCCATGTGCCTACGCTGATGATCGGTGGAAAATACGATACCATGAATCCTGCTGATATGGAAGCGCAAAGTAAGCTGGTTCAGCATGGGAGATATTTATATTGTCCTAACGGAAGTCACCTTTCCATGTGGGATGACCAGGAGCATTACTATCCTGGCATTATTCAGTTTTTAAATGACGTGCAAAGCGGTAATTTTAAGTAG
- a CDS encoding carbohydrate binding family 9 domain-containing protein — protein sequence MKVTFTIILLFFIEITAVFGQKPTIEATRVNSPPKIDGALDEVCWQNVPIASNFITATPEYGKSASQRTETKIIYDDVAIYIGSYMYDSTPGKIKHQLSQRDNADALADHFVVGFDTYDDGINGYRFLVTAAGVQYDEKGSPSNDHDDSWDAVWQSAVSIKKDGWVCEIKIPYSAIRFPSKSLQNWGIQFGREIIRNGELSTWSPIDPKVAGRINQWGKLIGLENIHPPLRLSFSPYLTAGFQVSPTSYDPPEYVTDKLFGGGVDVKYGINESFTLDATLIPDFGQVQSDNIVLNISPFETKFNEKRPFFTEGTELFNQDNVNGNNNSPQVFYSRRIGGQPIYRFDVFNLAQDNETIIKNPSDSKLYNATKFSGRTDDGLGIGILNAVSRPSYAEIKNDETGTTRKIQTATVTNYNVFVLDQSLKHNSKISLENTNVWRSGSAPDANVTSSHFDFRDKENAWKLAGFANFSARFDGANGNTNGGYYNVNLNDIKGKFTEWVWHEVITPNYNQNDLGILYYSNQMTNGAGFNYYNQELKKGHFSSINFWTSINFKTQVVPLQYQEWEGNSGFSCQFKNFYQAQISIYTKPFWYYDYYEPRVAGRRYYSNPYAYLNFFLGTDYRKKLSLNGNLGYGDGAGPDNPFVDLSLNPKWTLNDHVQLSYSLYVSRDLGTKSYVDMDNSNIIFGARNTSTVSNTLSADYAFNPKMIFTFRARYYWSRVNWTKFYHLNENGSLGTTDFTGDYDINFNVFNIDAVFAWECAPGSFLNVIWKNNIFQSDDKGADNYYNNFTKTFSTPQTNGVSVKFIYYLDYQVLKRRQISNP from the coding sequence ATGAAAGTTACCTTTACCATTATCCTTTTATTTTTTATTGAAATCACAGCTGTTTTTGGACAAAAACCTACTATCGAAGCTACCAGAGTAAATTCTCCCCCTAAGATTGATGGTGCTTTAGATGAAGTCTGCTGGCAAAATGTGCCTATAGCTTCCAATTTTATTACAGCAACACCAGAGTATGGCAAGTCAGCAAGTCAGCGAACTGAGACCAAAATAATATATGATGATGTGGCCATTTATATTGGCTCTTATATGTACGATTCAACACCCGGTAAAATTAAGCATCAATTATCTCAACGCGATAATGCAGATGCATTGGCAGATCATTTTGTAGTGGGCTTTGATACCTATGACGATGGCATAAACGGATATCGGTTTTTAGTGACGGCTGCAGGTGTTCAGTATGATGAAAAAGGATCCCCTTCCAATGACCATGACGATAGTTGGGATGCAGTATGGCAAAGTGCAGTTTCTATTAAAAAAGACGGATGGGTTTGTGAAATAAAAATTCCTTATTCTGCAATTCGGTTTCCATCAAAGTCTTTACAGAACTGGGGTATTCAATTTGGACGGGAAATTATACGTAATGGGGAACTAAGCACCTGGAGCCCGATTGATCCTAAAGTGGCAGGCCGCATAAATCAATGGGGAAAGTTAATTGGTCTCGAAAATATTCATCCGCCTTTACGGCTATCCTTTTCTCCATATTTAACGGCGGGATTCCAGGTTTCACCCACAAGCTATGATCCCCCGGAATACGTAACCGATAAATTATTTGGCGGAGGTGTCGATGTTAAATACGGTATCAACGAAAGCTTTACACTCGATGCCACTTTAATACCTGATTTCGGCCAGGTGCAAAGTGATAATATAGTGCTCAATATTTCGCCCTTCGAAACTAAATTCAATGAAAAGCGACCTTTCTTTACTGAAGGAACCGAATTGTTTAACCAGGATAATGTAAACGGTAATAATAATTCACCCCAGGTATTTTATTCGAGAAGAATTGGCGGACAACCTATATACCGTTTTGATGTATTTAACCTGGCACAGGACAATGAAACAATAATAAAAAATCCATCTGATTCAAAACTATATAATGCAACCAAGTTTTCGGGGAGAACTGATGATGGCCTTGGCATTGGAATACTAAATGCTGTTTCCCGGCCCTCTTATGCTGAAATAAAGAATGATGAAACAGGTACAACCCGGAAAATTCAAACCGCCACAGTAACAAATTATAATGTATTTGTTTTGGATCAATCTTTAAAACATAATTCAAAAATAAGCCTGGAAAACACCAATGTATGGCGGAGCGGATCGGCACCTGATGCCAATGTTACATCCAGCCACTTCGACTTTCGGGATAAAGAAAATGCCTGGAAGTTAGCAGGGTTTGCAAATTTCAGCGCCCGCTTCGATGGTGCAAATGGAAATACCAATGGAGGATATTATAATGTAAACCTGAATGACATTAAAGGCAAGTTTACAGAATGGGTATGGCATGAAGTGATAACTCCAAACTATAATCAAAACGACCTGGGCATTCTATACTACAGTAACCAGATGACTAATGGCGCAGGCTTCAACTACTATAACCAGGAATTGAAAAAAGGGCATTTTAGCAGCATTAATTTCTGGACGAGCATAAATTTCAAAACACAGGTAGTGCCTTTGCAGTACCAGGAATGGGAAGGAAACAGCGGATTCTCTTGCCAGTTTAAAAATTTTTACCAGGCTCAAATTTCCATCTATACCAAGCCATTCTGGTATTATGACTATTACGAGCCGCGCGTGGCCGGAAGAAGGTATTATTCGAATCCATATGCTTATCTGAATTTCTTTTTAGGAACCGATTACAGGAAAAAATTGTCCTTAAATGGAAATCTTGGATATGGTGATGGCGCAGGGCCTGATAACCCCTTTGTGGATCTCTCATTGAATCCTAAATGGACCCTTAACGATCATGTTCAGCTTTCTTATTCATTGTATGTAAGCCGGGATCTGGGTACCAAGAGTTATGTAGATATGGACAACAGCAACATTATTTTTGGTGCACGGAACACATCAACTGTCTCCAACACCCTCTCTGCCGATTATGCCTTTAATCCTAAAATGATATTTACATTCAGGGCACGCTATTACTGGAGCCGTGTAAACTGGACAAAGTTTTATCATTTAAATGAAAACGGCTCATTAGGGACTACCGATTTTACAGGTGACTACGACATTAATTTTAATGTATTCAATATCGATGCTGTATTTGCCTGGGAATGTGCACCCGGAAGCTTTTTAAATGTGATCTGGAAAAACAATATTTTCCAATCAGATGATAAAGGAGCAGATAATTATTATAACAATTTCACTAAGACCTTCAGCACCCCGCAAACCAATGGCGTTTCTGTTAAATTTATTTATTACCTCGATTACCAGGTGCTGAAAAGGAGACAAATCTCAAACCCCTGA
- a CDS encoding alkaline phosphatase family protein has product MKKLLLFIGMFLISSPAFAQKSSSSIPAKPKLVVGIVVDQMRYDFLFRFWDLYSDGGFKRLVNDGFLCQDARYNYFLTTTGPGHSTIYTGATPSIHGIVDNIWYDRLSKKEIYCASDSGTFTTGLEIQTQSMSPYLLRSSTMTDELKLASKQSRVIGIALKDRAAIMPAGHMADGAYWYDAKTGKWITSTWYKKSLPDWLSDYNRRDGTNQYLNQTWGLLLQRDRYKQCTGDSVIYEDPLSNETLPIFPHHLGKHDYSILPFTPFANTMTKDIAINAIKSEQLGKQNATDFLCISFSSTDLIGHKFGPNSLETEDCYLRLDRDLQDLFKFLDSYVGLNNVLIFLTADHGVAINPQFAEDNKLEGGLVQSDQWKDSINNYISNFYGRGSWVSDVTVQQVYLDYDFIAESKKSCEEIAVKVKEYLLNKKEVLCVTVPEYPILNDCSDYVEQLIMNGYQHGRSGDILFSVSPGWVDWTSMKGSSHGTIYSYDNHVPLIFYGWKVPHGSSAASVVISDIAPTVSNWLNIAFPSGCTGKPITDIRLK; this is encoded by the coding sequence ATGAAAAAGCTATTACTGTTTATTGGGATGTTTCTTATCAGCAGTCCTGCTTTCGCGCAAAAATCATCCTCTTCCATCCCTGCAAAACCAAAATTAGTGGTGGGTATTGTGGTGGATCAAATGCGCTATGATTTTTTATTCCGTTTCTGGGATTTGTACAGTGATGGTGGTTTTAAAAGGCTGGTGAATGATGGTTTTTTATGCCAGGATGCCCGGTATAATTATTTCCTTACAACAACAGGCCCTGGCCATAGCACTATTTATACCGGAGCTACTCCATCCATACATGGAATTGTGGATAATATCTGGTACGACCGCTTAAGCAAAAAAGAAATCTATTGCGCTTCGGACTCGGGAACATTTACAACTGGCTTAGAGATACAAACTCAATCTATGTCTCCGTATTTGTTAAGATCTTCTACCATGACTGATGAATTGAAGTTAGCCAGCAAACAATCGCGGGTAATTGGAATAGCGCTTAAAGATCGTGCAGCTATAATGCCAGCAGGCCATATGGCAGATGGTGCTTACTGGTACGATGCAAAGACAGGGAAATGGATTACCAGCACCTGGTATAAAAAAAGTTTACCGGATTGGCTTAGTGATTATAACAGGCGTGATGGAACTAACCAATATCTCAATCAAACCTGGGGCTTATTGTTGCAGCGTGATAGATATAAACAATGTACCGGTGATTCTGTTATATATGAAGATCCTCTCTCTAATGAAACACTGCCCATCTTTCCCCATCATTTAGGCAAGCATGACTACAGCATTTTGCCATTCACTCCATTTGCTAATACCATGACAAAGGATATTGCTATAAACGCCATTAAAAGTGAGCAATTGGGAAAACAAAATGCTACTGATTTTTTGTGTATCAGCTTTTCTTCTACTGACTTGATAGGCCATAAATTCGGACCTAATTCACTGGAAACGGAAGATTGCTACCTGCGTCTTGACAGAGACCTGCAGGATCTTTTTAAATTTCTTGATTCGTATGTTGGCTTGAACAATGTATTAATTTTTCTTACAGCTGATCATGGCGTAGCCATTAATCCTCAATTTGCAGAAGATAATAAGTTGGAAGGCGGGCTGGTCCAGTCTGATCAGTGGAAAGATTCTATCAATAATTATATATCGAATTTTTATGGCCGCGGAAGTTGGGTTTCAGATGTAACTGTTCAGCAGGTGTATCTGGATTATGATTTTATCGCAGAAAGTAAAAAATCCTGCGAAGAAATAGCTGTTAAGGTGAAGGAATATTTACTAAATAAAAAAGAGGTGCTGTGTGTTACAGTTCCCGAATATCCGATCTTAAATGATTGCTCAGATTATGTGGAGCAACTGATCATGAATGGATACCAGCATGGCCGTTCGGGTGATATTTTATTTTCGGTTTCACCGGGATGGGTAGACTGGACTTCCATGAAAGGCAGTTCTCACGGTACCATCTATTCTTATGACAACCATGTGCCATTAATTTTTTATGGTTGGAAGGTTCCGCATGGAAGCTCTGCCGCGTCGGTAGTAATTTCAGATATTGCTCCTACCGTTTCCAACTGGCTCAATATTGCTTTTCCAAGTGGCTGCACAGGAAAGCCTATAACGGATATCAGGCTTAAATAA
- a CDS encoding Nif3-like dinuclear metal center hexameric protein produces the protein MKLKEIITCLEKFAPPALQESYDNAGLIAGSPDSEISSALLCLDCTEEVMDEAIAAQCNLVIAHHPIIFSGLKKITGTSYIERVIIKAIENKIAIYAAHTNLDNMRNGVNARICERLGLHSTQILLPLKNQLVKLFTFVPENYASAVRDALFQAGAGSIGNYDECSFNMEGYGSFRGNERTDPFAGEKGIRHREMETKIEVVFPEWLTKNVVAALKQSHPYEEVAYDLVILGNEWEHAGAGMVGVLEKEMEFVDFLAFLKEKMDLKIIRHTAPVKRINIQGTISRVAVCGGAGSFLLKHAIANNADIFITADFKYHQFFDAENKIIIADIGHYESEQFTQEIFADVLRQNFPNFAFRITSVNTNPIKYY, from the coding sequence GTGAAACTTAAGGAAATTATAACTTGCCTGGAAAAGTTTGCTCCGCCTGCATTGCAGGAAAGCTACGATAATGCTGGCCTTATCGCAGGAAGTCCGGATTCAGAAATTTCTTCAGCTTTACTATGCCTTGATTGCACCGAAGAGGTTATGGATGAAGCAATCGCTGCACAATGTAACCTGGTAATTGCTCACCATCCAATAATATTTTCGGGATTAAAGAAGATTACCGGCACCTCATACATCGAGCGCGTTATCATAAAGGCAATCGAAAATAAAATTGCCATTTATGCTGCGCATACCAACCTCGATAATATGAGGAATGGCGTAAATGCTAGAATCTGTGAACGGTTAGGCCTGCATAGTACACAAATACTTCTTCCTCTAAAAAATCAATTGGTAAAGCTGTTCACTTTTGTACCCGAAAATTATGCTTCAGCGGTTAGAGACGCTTTATTCCAGGCTGGGGCGGGTAGCATAGGTAACTATGATGAATGCAGTTTTAACATGGAAGGATATGGAAGTTTTAGAGGAAATGAGCGTACCGATCCGTTCGCAGGTGAAAAAGGAATTCGTCACCGGGAAATGGAAACAAAAATTGAAGTGGTTTTCCCAGAATGGTTAACAAAGAATGTAGTGGCTGCACTAAAACAATCGCATCCCTACGAAGAGGTGGCTTATGATCTGGTGATTTTAGGTAATGAATGGGAACATGCAGGCGCAGGAATGGTTGGAGTATTAGAAAAGGAGATGGAATTCGTGGATTTTTTAGCATTTCTTAAAGAAAAAATGGACCTGAAAATAATCCGCCATACTGCTCCGGTTAAGCGGATTAATATTCAAGGCACCATATCACGGGTTGCTGTGTGTGGAGGTGCCGGCAGTTTTTTACTAAAACACGCTATTGCAAACAATGCTGATATTTTTATTACTGCTGATTTTAAATACCATCAGTTTTTTGATGCGGAAAACAAAATAATTATCGCTGACATAGGTCATTATGAGAGCGAGCAATTTACACAAGAGATATTTGCAGATGTTTTACGGCAAAATTTTCCTAATTTTGCGTTTCGTATAACGTCCGTTAACACAAATCCCATAAAATATTACTAA
- the lpxK gene encoding tetraacyldisaccharide 4'-kinase has product MNLLARILLSPFALLYGTGVWCYNKLFDWNIRKSVSFDLPVISVGNLSAGGSGKTPHVEYLVGLLLNHYEVGVLSRGYKRRTKGFLLAEKNSLPQDVGDEPLQIKLKYPEAIVAVCEERVTGISNMLSVFQDLQIIILDDAFQHRQVKSFLSILLTPYSKPYNEDHLLPLGRLREFKKGADRADIIVVTKCPLNLPLEKKENCKKDLQIKEHQKLFFSTYKYGTPYKLFNPAEKLQPEQIDLVLLFCGIAGTEFLVAELQTKFKEVILIRFPDHHQYTYSDLKNIGKRYHSISSLSKIILTTEKDSSRLINFKEMLLDTGLLIYCQPIMVQLSDDEENEFNDLIYSSVANFLPGQYE; this is encoded by the coding sequence ATGAATTTATTAGCCCGCATACTGCTATCTCCCTTTGCTTTGTTGTATGGCACAGGAGTTTGGTGTTATAATAAATTATTTGACTGGAATATCCGGAAAAGTGTCTCATTTGATTTACCTGTTATTTCCGTCGGAAATCTTTCAGCAGGAGGCAGCGGAAAAACCCCGCATGTTGAATATTTAGTTGGGTTATTGCTTAACCACTATGAAGTCGGAGTTCTGAGCCGTGGATACAAAAGAAGAACGAAGGGATTTCTATTGGCAGAAAAAAATTCTTTACCGCAGGATGTGGGTGATGAACCATTACAAATTAAACTGAAGTATCCGGAAGCCATTGTAGCTGTTTGTGAAGAACGCGTAACCGGTATATCGAATATGCTTTCTGTTTTTCAGGATCTGCAGATTATTATTCTCGATGATGCTTTTCAGCACAGGCAGGTAAAGTCTTTTTTATCCATCTTATTGACGCCATATTCAAAACCGTATAATGAAGATCATTTACTTCCTTTAGGCAGATTGCGGGAATTTAAAAAAGGTGCGGACCGCGCAGACATTATCGTAGTCACAAAATGCCCTTTAAATCTGCCGCTGGAAAAAAAAGAAAATTGTAAAAAGGATTTACAAATTAAGGAACACCAAAAATTATTTTTCTCCACCTATAAATACGGCACACCATATAAACTTTTTAATCCAGCAGAAAAGCTTCAGCCGGAACAGATAGATTTGGTACTGTTGTTTTGCGGTATAGCAGGTACAGAATTTTTGGTAGCCGAGCTTCAAACGAAATTTAAGGAAGTAATATTAATTCGCTTTCCGGACCATCATCAGTATACGTACAGCGATTTGAAAAATATAGGAAAGCGATATCACTCTATTAGCTCTTTAAGCAAGATAATATTAACTACAGAGAAGGATTCCTCTCGTTTAATTAATTTTAAAGAGATGCTTTTAGATACTGGACTGTTAATATATTGCCAGCCAATAATGGTGCAACTGTCAGATGATGAAGAAAATGAATTCAATGACCTTATTTATTCCTCGGTAGCAAATTTTTTACCTGGACAGTATGAATAA
- a CDS encoding purine-nucleoside phosphorylase yields the protein MFTQLQEAVAYIQQNTEIKPVCGLVLGSGLGNIIDEMEISEALSYSEIPHFPVSTVKGHSGKLLFGEWHGLPMVVMQGRFHYYEGYTLEQVTFPIRVIKLLGADILLLTNASGGLNPEIKTGELMVVTDHINLNSNNPLRGINIDELGPRFPDQHAVYDKVLQDKAIEIAVSNKIICHAGIYVGVTGPTFESPAEYRYMRIIGGDAVGMSTVPEAIVANHANMRVFCLSVICDEGNPAMPTSVTHDEVITIAKRAEGKMAVILKNLIQSI from the coding sequence TTGTTTACTCAATTACAGGAGGCGGTTGCTTATATACAGCAAAACACTGAAATAAAACCAGTATGCGGATTGGTCCTTGGTTCAGGTTTAGGAAATATTATTGATGAAATGGAAATTTCGGAAGCATTAAGCTACAGTGAAATTCCTCATTTTCCTGTCAGTACGGTAAAAGGGCATTCTGGAAAACTACTGTTTGGTGAATGGCATGGTCTGCCAATGGTGGTAATGCAGGGTAGGTTTCATTATTATGAGGGATATACCCTTGAGCAGGTAACCTTTCCCATCCGGGTGATTAAATTATTAGGTGCTGATATATTGCTTCTGACGAATGCTTCGGGAGGATTGAATCCGGAGATAAAAACGGGGGAATTAATGGTGGTAACAGATCATATTAATTTGAATTCAAATAATCCGCTAAGGGGAATCAACATAGACGAATTGGGTCCGCGTTTTCCTGATCAGCATGCTGTATACGATAAGGTATTACAGGATAAGGCAATTGAAATTGCCGTTTCCAACAAAATTATTTGCCATGCCGGAATTTACGTTGGCGTAACCGGACCAACCTTTGAATCACCTGCTGAATACAGGTATATGCGTATCATAGGAGGAGATGCGGTAGGAATGTCTACTGTTCCTGAAGCCATAGTTGCAAATCATGCGAACATGCGGGTTTTTTGTCTTTCAGTAATTTGTGATGAAGGCAATCCTGCAATGCCCACATCCGTTACTCATGATGAAGTAATAACAATTGCAAAAAGGGCAGAAGGGAAGATGGCAGTAATTCTTAAAAACCTCATTCAATCTATTTAA
- a CDS encoding asparagine synthetase B → MKKILSISIFCIVYSPVFASMLFIPMDQKQANHLKSYGMAYWILSKNLKVDWMINYRGGSFAFPYFAEAENECVVRGITYEVMPDATYNNILSQIASPEVNEDIVKLEKAPKIAVYSPKNKEPWDDAVTLVLTYAEIPYDIIYDDDVLQGKLPLYDWLHLHHEDFTGQYGKFYAQYGNAAWYIRDVKDNEEIAARWGFKKVSQLKLMVAQKIRDYVAGGGFMFAMCSATDSYDIALAADGVDICDWMYDGDPPDPKAQQKLDFSKCFAFQNFTLIPNSMEYEFSNIDATTFRHVPMDQDYFTLFEFSAKWDPVPTMLCQDHTQIVKGFMGQTTSFRNEVLKSTDLIMGENKAAGEARYVHGEYGNGTWTFYGGHDPEDYQHQVGDPPTDLALHPNSPGYRLILNNVLFPAARKKKQKT, encoded by the coding sequence ATGAAAAAAATACTTTCCATCTCCATTTTTTGCATTGTGTATTCACCGGTTTTTGCATCGATGCTGTTTATTCCTATGGATCAAAAGCAGGCAAATCATCTGAAGTCTTATGGTATGGCTTATTGGATTCTTTCTAAAAATTTAAAGGTGGACTGGATGATAAATTACAGGGGTGGAAGCTTTGCTTTTCCTTATTTTGCAGAAGCAGAAAATGAATGTGTTGTCCGCGGAATTACTTATGAAGTTATGCCCGATGCAACATATAATAATATCTTATCCCAAATTGCAAGCCCTGAAGTAAATGAAGATATCGTAAAGCTGGAAAAAGCACCAAAAATAGCGGTGTATTCTCCAAAAAATAAGGAACCCTGGGATGATGCTGTTACCTTGGTGCTTACCTATGCAGAAATACCTTATGATATCATTTATGACGATGATGTACTGCAGGGAAAGTTACCGCTTTACGACTGGCTTCATTTGCATCATGAGGATTTTACTGGCCAATACGGAAAGTTTTATGCCCAGTACGGAAATGCGGCATGGTATATCCGCGATGTAAAAGACAATGAAGAAATAGCAGCAAGGTGGGGTTTTAAAAAGGTTTCACAATTGAAGTTGATGGTTGCTCAGAAAATCAGGGACTATGTTGCAGGTGGTGGATTTATGTTTGCCATGTGTTCGGCAACTGATTCATATGATATAGCTTTAGCGGCTGATGGGGTAGATATCTGTGATTGGATGTACGATGGTGATCCTCCTGATCCCAAGGCTCAGCAGAAATTGGACTTTTCAAAATGCTTTGCTTTTCAGAATTTTACGCTGATTCCCAATTCTATGGAATATGAATTTTCTAATATTGATGCCACTACTTTCCGGCATGTTCCTATGGATCAGGATTATTTTACACTATTTGAATTTTCAGCAAAATGGGATCCTGTGCCTACTATGCTGTGCCAGGACCACACGCAAATTGTAAAAGGATTTATGGGTCAAACCACTTCTTTTCGCAACGAGGTTTTGAAATCCACTGATCTGATAATGGGTGAAAATAAAGCTGCAGGTGAAGCACGCTACGTGCATGGTGAATACGGTAATGGAACCTGGACATTTTATGGCGGTCATGATCCGGAAGATTACCAGCACCAGGTGGGGGATCCGCCTACTGACCTGGCCCTGCATCCCAATTCTCCGGGATATCGCCTTATTCTTAATAACGTACTTTTTCCTGCTGCACGTAAAAAGAAACAAAAAACCTGA